One window of the Campylobacter sp. MG1 genome contains the following:
- a CDS encoding histidinol dehydrogenase has product VLASPAKINDAVLFCAKLCGVDEIYQMGGAGAIAALAYGTQSVLKVDKIFGPGNAFVTEAKRQVSSDINGAAIDMQAGPSEVLVIADDLANEKFVASDLLSQAEHGADSQVILVCLSQDFAKKASDEVQSQLELLPRKELASKSIANSRIIIA; this is encoded by the coding sequence GTTTTAGCAAGTCCTGCAAAAATCAATGATGCCGTGCTTTTTTGTGCTAAGCTTTGCGGCGTGGATGAAATTTATCAAATGGGTGGTGCAGGAGCTATAGCGGCTTTGGCTTACGGTACGCAAAGTGTTTTAAAGGTGGATAAAATTTTTGGCCCAGGAAATGCCTTTGTAACCGAAGCAAAACGCCAAGTAAGTAGCGATATAAACGGAGCAGCTATTGATATGCAAGCAGGACCTAGTGAAGTTTTAGTAATAGCTGATGATTTGGCTAATGAAAAATTTGTAGCTAGTGATTTGCTTTCACAAGCTGAACATGGTGCAGATTCTCAAGTGATTTTGGTGTGTTTAAGTCAAGATTTTGCTAAAAAAGCAAGCGATGAAGTCCAAAGTCAATTAGAACTTTTGCCTCGCAAAGAACTTGCAAGCAAAAGTATTGCGAATTCACGCATTATCATAGCT